One genomic region from Argentina anserina chromosome 2, drPotAnse1.1, whole genome shotgun sequence encodes:
- the LOC126784925 gene encoding basic form of pathogenesis-related protein 1-like, with translation MEYNKVFLGLCTLLVIFGSHVSEARNPHQDFIDEHNKARAEVGVPPITWNDTVAAYAQKYADSKIETCEMVHSEGPYGENLAEGYGEMTGAQAVKFWVTEKANYDLASNKCVGDECGHYTQVVWRNSVHLGCASAKCKNGWVFVICNYDPPGNYQDERPY, from the exons ATGGAATATAACAAGGTTTTTTTGGGCTTATGTACCTTACTAGTGATCTTTGGTTCTCATGTCTCTGAAGCTAGAA ATCCCCACCAAGACTTCATTGATGAACACAACAAAGCTCGAGCTGAGGTCGGTGTTCCTCCGATCACATGGAACGACACAGTAGCTGCTTATGCACAAAAGTATGCCGACTCCAAAATCGAGACCTGTGAAATGGTGCATTCTGAAGGACCGTATGGCGAGAATTTGGCTGAAGGTTATGGTGAAATGACGGGTGCACAAGCTGTGAAGTTCTGGGTGACAGAGAAGGCTAACTATGACCTTGCTTCTAACAAATGTGTTGGTGATGAATGTGGGCATTATACACAAGTTGTTTGGCGCAATTCTGTTCATCTTGGTTGTGCTAGTGCCAAGTGCAAGAATGGATGGGTGTTTGTCATTTGTAACTATGATCCTCCTGGCAACTATCAGGATGAGCGTCCTTATTAA
- the LOC126784601 gene encoding subtilisin-like protease SBT1.6, translating into MASFFNISLVLFFFFVAQIQSESTADQSTVKTFIFRVDRFSKPSIFPSHYHWYTSEFADPPQILHVYDTVFHGFSATLTADQVAALSDHPAVLHVFEDRRRHLHTTRSPQFLGLRNQRGLWSESDYGSDVIVGVFDTGVWPERRSFSDLNLGPVPKRWRGVCETGDRFAASNCNKKLIGARFFIKGHEAAANAGGPMPAINGSVEFRSPRDADGHGSHTASTATGRYSFEASMSGYASGIAKGVAPKARLAVYKVCWKDSGCFDSDILAAFDAAVKDGVDVISISIGGGDGISSPYYLDPIAIGSYGAVSHGVFVSSSAGNDGPNGMSVSNLAPWLTTVGAGTIDRNFPAVVVLGDGRRLNGVSLYAGAPLKGKMYPVVYPGKSGMLSASLCMESSLDPRQVRGKIVICDRGNNPRVAKGMVVKKAGGVGMILANGISNGEGLVGDAHLLPAAAVGADEGDAVKAYVSSTKAPFATIDFQGTVIGIKPAPVVASFSGRGPNALNPEILKPDLIAPGVNILAAWTDAVGPTGLQTDNRKTEFNILSGTSMACPHVSGAAALLKSAHPDWSPAAIRSAMMTTAGVTNNQNKTMTDEATGMPSTPYDLGAGHLNLDRAMDPGLVYDITGEDYVQFLCSVGYGPRVIQVITRSPPKCPGKTTSPGNLNYPSIAALFPTSAAGLSSKTFIRTVTNVGQPNAVYRPMIEVPRGVKVTVKPSKLVFTEAVKKRSYLVTVAVDRSNLVLGESGGVFGSLYWSDGKHVVRSPIVVTQMDPL; encoded by the coding sequence ATGGCTTCCTTCTTCAACATTTCTCTggtcctcttcttcttcttcgtagCTCAGATACAATCGGAAAGTACCGCTGACCAGTCAACGGTGAAGACTTTCATTTTCAGAGTCGACAGATTCTCCAAGCCCTCGATTTTCCCGTCCCACTACCACTGGTACACGTCGGAATTCGCCGACCCGCCGCAGATTCTCCACGTCTACGACACCGTCTTCCACGGCTTCTCCGCGACTCTCACTGCCGACCAAGTCGCCGCCCTCAGCGACCACCCCGCCGTCCTCCACGTGTTCGAAGACCGCCGCCGCCACCTCCACACCACCCGCTCGCCGCAGTTCCTGGGGCTGCGAAACCAGCGCGGGCTCTGGTCGGAGTCCGACTACGGCTCCGACGTCATCGTCGGGGTTTTCGACACCGGAGTCTGGCCTGAGCGCCGGAGCTTCTCGGATTTGAACCTCGGCCCGGTGCCGAAGCGGTGGAGAGGAGTCTGTGAGACTGGAGACAGATTCGCGGCGAGTAATTGTAACAAGAAGCTGATCGGAGCTCGGTTCTTCATCAAAGGCCACGAAGCCGCCGCCAATGCCGGTGGTCCGATGCCCGCCATCAACGGCTCAGTTGAATTCCGGTCTCCCAGAGACGCCGACGGCCATGGGTCCCACACTGCCTCCACCGCCACCGGCCGGTACTCCTTCGAGGCCAGCATGTCCGGCTACGCTTCCGGAATCGCGAAAGGAGTGGCGCCGAAAGCTCGGCTGGCTGTCTACAAGGTCTGCTGGAAAGACTCCGGTTGCTTTGACTCCGATATCTTAGCCGCCTTCGACGCCGCCGTGAAGGACGGCGTCGACGTCATTTCAATCTCAATTGGAGGCGGCGATGGAATTTCTTCACCTTATTACCTCGATCCGATCGCAATCGGATCTTACGGCGCGGTGTCGCACGGAGTGTTTGTGTCGTCCTCCGCCGGTAACGACGGGCCTAACGGAATGTCGGTGTCGAACCTCGCGCCGTGGCTGACGACGGTCGGAGCAGGGACAATTGATCGGAATTTCCCGGCGGTGGTGGTTTTAGGCGACGGCCGGAGACTCAACGGTGTTTCACTATACGCCGGAGCTCCGCTGAAGGGGAAGATGTACCCGGTGGTTTATCCCGGAAAGTCCGGCATGCTCTCTGCTTCGCTGTGCATGGAGAGCTCCCTGGACCCGCGTCAGGTGAGGGGCAAGATCGTAATTTGCGACAGAGGAAATAATCCCAGAGTTGCTAAAGGCATGGTGGTGAAGAAAGCAGGAGGTGTGGGAATGATTTTAGCTAACGGAATCTCTAACGGCGAAGGACTCGTCGGCGATGCTCATCTCCTCCCCGCCGCAGCCGTCGGCGCCGACGAAGGTGACGCCGTCAAGGCCTATGTTTCCTCCACCAAGGCTCCTTTTGCGACTATTGATTTCCAGGGTACTGTGATTGGAATCAAGCCGGCTCCGGTGGTGGCTTCGTTTTCGGGTCGTGGGCCAAACGCGTTGAACCCGGAGATTCTCAAGCCGGATCTGATCGCTCCGGGAGTCAATATCCTAGCTGCTTGGACTGACGCGGTGGGCCCCACTGGGCTGCAGACGGATAACCGGAAAACGGAGTTTAATATCCTCTCGGGAACATCAATGGCTTGCCCTCACGTGAGTGGCGCCGCCGCTTTGCTCAAGTCTGCTCACCCCGATTGGAGCCCGGCGGCGATAAGATCGGCGATGATGACGACTGCTGGGGTCACTAATAATCAGAACAAGACCATGACTGATGAAGCTACTGGAATGCCCTCCACTCCGTATGATTTGGGGGCGGGTCATTTGAATTTGGACCGGGCTATGGACCCGGGTCTGGTTTATGATATCACCGGTGAGGATTATGTCCAGTTTCTCTGCTCAGTCGGGTACGGGCCGAGAGTAATTCAGGTGATCACTCGGTCGCCGCCGAAGTGTCCGGGGAAAACGACTTCGCCGGGAAATCTCAACTACCCGTCAATTGCGGCATTGTTCCCGACGTCCGCGGCAGGGCTGTCTAGCAAGACGTTTATTCGGACCGTGACGAATGTAGGTCAGCCGAATGCGGTGTACAGGCCGATGATCGAGGTGCCGAGGGGAGTGAAGGTGACGGTGAAGCCGTCGAAGCTGGTTTTCACGGAGGCGGTGAAGAAGCGGAGCTACTTGGTGACGGTGGCGGTGGATAGGAGCAACTTGGTGTTGGGTGAGTCGGGTGGTGTGTTCGGGTCGCTGTACTGGAGCGATGGGAAGCATGTGGTTAGGAGCCCCATTGTGGTGACCCAAATGGATCCCTTGTAA
- the LOC126784623 gene encoding SKP1-like protein 20: MSSENKKILTLRSEDHHTFEIDEAVALQSQTIKHLVEDGCANTTIPLPNVKSNILSMVIEYLKKHAEDEDCKNDDKGREESLKKFDKELVNNDQSTLFDLILAANYLEIKGLLDLTCQAVADMIKGKTLEEIRETFNIKNDFTPEEEEEVRRENQWAFE; encoded by the coding sequence ATGTCGAGCGAGAACAAGAAGATCCTAACCCTGAGGAGCGAAGATCATCATacatttgagattgatgagGCTGTTGCTCTTCAGTCTCAGACCATCAAGCACTTGGTGGAGGATGGCTGCGCCAATACCACCATCCCCTTGCCCAACGTGAAATCCAACATCCTTAGCATGGTCATCGAGTACCTAAAGAAGCACGCTGAGGATGAGGATTGCAAGAATGATGACAAGGGGCGTGAAGAGTCTCTCAAGAAATTCGACAAAGAACTTGTCAACAACGACCAGAGCACCCTGTTTGATCTGATATTGGCAGCCAACTATCTGGAAATCAAGGGGCTACTGGACTTGACATGCCAGGCTGTGGCAGACATGATTAAAGGAAAGACTCTCGAAGAGATTCGCGAGACTTTCAACATCAAGAATGACTTCACTcctgaggaagaagaggaggttCGAAGGGAGAACCAGTGGGCTTTTGAGTGA
- the LOC126784620 gene encoding actin-depolymerizing factor 5-like produces MAMAFKMATTGMWVTDECKNSFMEMKWKKVARYIVYKIDEGSRLVTVDKVGGPGESYDDLAASLPKDDCRYAVFDFDFVTVDNCKKSKIFFIAWSPSESRIRAKILYATSKDGLRRVLDGISYELQATDPTEMGMDVIKDRAK; encoded by the exons ATGGCTATGGCTTTCAAGATG GCGACTACCGGGATGTGGGTTACTGATGAATGCAAGAACTCGTTCATGGAGATGAAGTGGAAGAAGGTGGCTAGGTACATAGTGTACAAGATTGATGAAGGATCGAGGCTTGTGACTGTTGATAAGGTGGGTGGACCCGGTGAAAGCTATGATGATCTTGCAGCTTCTTTGCCCAAAGATGATTGCAGATATGCTGTTTTCGATTTCGATTTCGTCACTGTGGATAACTGCAAGAAGAGCAAAATCTTCTTCATTGCTTG GTCTCCAAGTGAATCAAGGATTAGAGCAAAAATCCTGTATGCAACCTCCAAGGATGGGCTGAGGAGAGTTCTTGATGGCATTAGCTATGAACTTCAGGCTACTGACCCGACTGAGATGGGTATGGATGTGATCAAGGACAGGGCTAAATAA
- the LOC126784610 gene encoding 26S proteasome non-ATPase regulatory subunit 4 homolog, giving the protein MVLEATMICVDNSEWMRNGDYSPSRFQAQADAVSLICGAKTQANPENTVGVLTMAGKGVRVLATPTSDLGRILACMHGLEMGGEMNIASAIQIAQLALKHRQNKNQQQRIIVFAGSPVKYEKKVLEMIGKKLKKNSVALDIVDFGEEGDGKPEKLEALLSAVNNNDSSHLVHVPPGPAALSDVLISSPVFTGDGEGGSGYAAAAAAATAIGGSSGYDFDVDPNIDPELALALRVSMEEERARQEAAAKRSADEASRQGEQAPSKSEDVTMSESGDVSILNEDKKPTDNMVDENDLLKQALAMSINVSGTGNSAGDAEMSEATNADQELALALQMSMQESSGEPSSQLDVSKVLEDQSFLSSILESLPGVDSNDPSVKELLASLKNPSKEKDEGGPSKEDK; this is encoded by the exons ATGGTTCTCGAG GCGACTATGATATGCGTCGACAACTCAGAATGGATGCGAAACGGTGATTACTCACCTTCTCGATTCCAAGCTCAAGCCGATGCCGTCAGTCTCATCTGTGGTGCCAAAACCCAG GCCAATCCGGAAAATACAGTTGGGGTTTTGACGATGGCGGGCAAAGGTGTTCGTGTGTTGGCTACACCCACTTCTGATCTTGGCAGAATCTTGGCTTGCATGCACG GTCTGGAAATGGGAGGAGAGATGAACATAGCATCTGCAATCCAGATTGCTCAGTTGGCTCTTAAGCATCggcaaaataaaaatcaacagCAAAGGATCATAGTGTTTGCTGGAAG TCCTgtcaaatatgaaaagaaggttTTGGAAATGATTgggaagaaattgaagaagaaCAGTGTTGCTCTTGATATCGTCGATTTTGGTGAAGAAGGTGATGGAAAGCCAGAGAAGCTGGAGGCCCTTCTATCTGCTGTTAACAATAACGACAGCAGTCATCTAGTACATGTCCCTCCTGGTCCAGCTGCTCTCTCTGATGTTCTTATAAG CTCACCTGTATTCACTGGTGATGGTGAAGGAGGAAGTGGCTATGCAGCCGCAGCCGCAGCAGCTACTGCAATTGGTGGCTCCTCCGGCTATGACTTTGACGTAGATCCTAATATAGATCCTGAGCTTGCTCTTGCTCTTAGAGTTTCCATGGAAGAGGAAAGAGCAAGGCAAGAAGCTGCTGCCAAAAGATCGGCTGATGAAGCTAGTAGGCAAGGAGAGCAAGCACCATCAAAATCCGAGGATGTAACCATGTCAGAAAGTGGTGATGTTTCAATTCTCAATGAAGATAAGAAACCTACTGACAATATG GTTGACGAGAATGACTTGCTAAAGCAGGCTCTTGCAATGTCAATTAATGTGTCTGGAACTGGTAATTCAGCAGGTGATGCTGAGATGTCAGAGGCAACTAATGCAGATCAAGAGTTGGCTCTAG CCCTTCAAATGTCCATGCAGGAAAGTTCAGGAGAGCCATCATCCCAGTTGGATGTGAGCAAGGTGTTGGAGGACCAGTCTTTTCTTTCATCTATCCTTGAATCT CTTCCAGGAGTTGACTCTAATGATCCTTCAGTGAAAGAGCTTCTTGCATCTCTGAAGAATCCGTCCAAAGAAAAGGATGAAGGAGGTCCATCAAAGGAGGACAAATGA
- the LOC126784604 gene encoding uncharacterized protein LOC126784604, with translation MSTSEESTKPISLYDSSSTPLLSKPDPPPDQPDSSASDPTQYLQISFNHDPRPFKDLAFLLLFLLFLLSTFAAGIFSVVHRNSSYSSLSSFHYDSASASCVATTGFASLASSSSSSFLKDLTWTLVITLILTLPICFSLLWLLKSYAKQVVYASLPFFIILPIFFDVYWFVACTLSSSCGDSFPLVYRILVLVFVLLVIGVVVWIFVANRHRIELTICIIGVASDALSKNLALFGVLPVLNLVLLVYYAPIVVFLVFARRNGEIAAEEDDDGVYGCAWKQDAWVPAYYALAILTMLWSLTVMVEAQVYVISGTVAQWYFTKEEESRPRRMIRSSLRNAFGPSFGTVCVSGLLLAVVRMVRTIVDGARKEGPSGMVNIILRCCVNVLLSAIDFLNKFTIIFAAITGESYCSSARMTYELLKRNLLSAVFVETISTRLLAGIIFVLSALYAVVACVILKAVSDLGVDAYFVAALAWVLLILVLGFFVHVLDNVIDTVYVCYAIDRDRGEVCKQDVHEVYVNLPISRNHRPSSMITRTLGV, from the exons ATGAGCACCTCCGAAGAGTCCACCAAGCCCATCTCCCTCTACGACTCCTCGTCCACTCCCCTCCTCTCCAAACCCGACCCTCCCCCCGACCAACCCGACTCCTCCGCCTCCGACCCGACCCAGTACCTCCAGATCTCCTTCAACCACGACCCCCGCCCCTTCAAAGACCTCgccttcctcctcctcttcctcctcttcctcctctccacCTTCGCCGCCGGCATCTTCTCCGTCGTCCACCGCAACtcctcctactcctccctctcctccttccacTACGACTCCGCCTCCGCCTCCTGCGTCGCCACCACCGGCTTCGCCTCCCTcgcttcctcctcctcttcctcttttcTCAAGGACTTAACCTGGACGCTGGTCATCACTCTCATCCTGACCTTACCGATTTGCTTCAGCCTCCTATGGCTTCTCAAGAGCTACGCCAAGCAAGTCGTCTACGCCTCTCTCcccttcttcatcatcctcccGATCTTCTTCGACGTCTACTGGTTCGTCGCCTGCACCCTCAGCTCCAGCTGCGGCGACTCTTTCCCTCTCGTGTACCGAATCCTCGTCCTGGTGTTTGTTCTGTTAGTCATCGGGGTGGTGGTGTGGATTTTCGTGGCGAATCGGCACCGAATTGAGCTCACCATATGCATAATCGGGGTGGCCTCCGACGCTCTGTCCAAGAATCTGGCCCTGTTTGGGGTGCTGCCGGTGTTGAACTTGGTGCTGCTGGTGTATTATGCGCCCATTGTGGTGTTCTTGGTGTTTGCGAGGCGGAATGGGGAGATTGCGGCCGAGGAGGACGATGATGGGGTGTACGGCTGTGCGTGGAAGCAGGATGCGTGGGTGCCGGCGTATTATGCGTTGGCGATTCTGACAATGCTGTGGTCTTTGACGGTGATGGTGGAGGCGCAGGTGTATGTGATTAGTGGGACTGTTGCTCAGTGGTACTTTACCAAGGAGGAAGAGTCGAGGCCGAGGCGGATGATCAGGAGTTCTTTGAG AAATGCTTTTGGCCCATCCTTTGGCACTGTATGTGTATCTGGCTTACTTCTAGCTGTTGTTCGAATGGTGCGTACAATTGTTGATGGAGCAAGAAAAGAGGGTCCATCCGGGATGGTGAATATTATCTTGCGTTGCTGTGTTAATGTCTTGCTGTCAGCAATTGATTTTCTCAACAAGTTCACGATCATCTTTGCTGCAATTACTGGCGAATCTTACTGTTCATCTGCAAGGATGACATATGAGCTTCTAAAACGTAATCTTCTCTCTGCTGTTTTTGTGGAAACCATCTCCACTCGACTTTTGGCTGGAATTATTTTCGTACTCTCGGCATTATATGCAGTTGTG GCGTGCGTTATCTTAAAGGCTGTGAGTGACCTTGGAGTTGATGCATACTTTGTGGCTGCATTGGCCTGGGTGCTGCTGATCTTGGTACTGGGCTTCTTTGTCCATGTGTTAGATAATGTGATTGACACTGTGTATGTGTGCTACGCGATAGATAGAGACAGAGGAGAAGTTTGTAAACAGGATGTTCATGAAGTTTACGTTAATTTACCGATCAGTAGAAATCATAGACCTTCCTCTATGATCACTAGAACTCTTGGTGTATAG